Proteins from a single region of Strix aluco isolate bStrAlu1 chromosome 18, bStrAlu1.hap1, whole genome shotgun sequence:
- the RAD9B gene encoding cell cycle checkpoint control protein RAD9B: protein MKCVIAGAHLRVFGRAIHAIARISDEFWFDPIEKGLALRSVNSSRSAYAYVFFSSMFFQHYCWTAVSQPCQKEKQLSLPCKLIIKSVLPVFRCVNVLERNVEKCSIYTNINDHHITFQLLCKHGVVKTYNLMFQECDPLQAVFAKHMCPNILKVHSRLLADIMIHFPTSQEEVTLSVSPMKVCFKSYTEEDTDFSRTMLTEIQLNPDEFDYFQVGVDSEVTFCLKELRGLLVFSEATSAPLSIHFDISGKPIAFSMEDRVLEASFILATLCEVGEETAALRPACFSQQLESSKTCPGKPEKAPTGKESHAAALGSKKPQRSGNAPNTGAAKPASPLAKQEIKNNPGAPKREKAGADGTASTEGPAALGGEATQSRSQQVRRLRCVLRTAPPLAGCCMAQSSARSLSAEAAFRAAQLTKTTTTAFNRNAGNICRWQVCFTREGCRVIKIFKVEKAAGIINTHILYHMQFLTSINIAFSSFTPYFLEQFLVRRRMPSVTPSTV from the exons ATGAAGTGTGTCATTGCGGGGGCTCATCTCAGAG TGTTTGGAAGAGCAATACATGCCATAGCACGTATCAGTGATGAATTTTGGTTTGACCCCATAGAAAAAGGT CTTGCCTTAAGATCAGTGAATTCTTCAAGGTCAGCATATGCATATGTCTTCTTCTCATCTATGTTTTTTCAACATTACTGCTGGACAGCTGTGTCTCAACCAtgtcagaaggaaaaacagttaTCCCTCCCATGTAAATTGATAATTAAG tcagTTCTTCCTGTATTTAGATGTGTAAATGTGCTGGAAAGAAATGTAGAGAAATGCAGCATTTATACAAATATTAATGATCATCACATAACtttccagctcctctgcaaacATG GTGTTGTAAAAACATATAATCTGATGTTTCAAGAGTGTGATCCGTTGCAGGCTGTTTTTGCTAAGCACATGTGTCCAAACATACTTAAAGTCCACTCCAG GCTGCTGGCTGATATAATGATTCACTTTCCAACCAGTCAAGAAGAAGTAACCTTATCAGTTTCTCCGATGAAAGTTTGTTTCAAGAGTTACACTGAAGAAGACACTG atttttcaagGACAATGCTTACTGAAATACAACTAAATCCGGATGAATTTGACTACTTTCAAGTTGGAGTAGATTCTGAAGTGACGTTTTGCCTTAAAGAATTAAGG ggacTGCTAGTGTTCTCAGAAGCCACCAGTGCTCCTCTCTCTATCCATTTTGACATCTCTGGAAA ACCAATTGCTTTCAGCATGGAAGACAGAGTACTGGAAGCCAGCTTTATTTTGGCAACCTTGTGTGAGGTTGGAGAGGAGACAGCTGCCCTGCGGCCCGCCTGCTTTTCACAGCAGCTGGAAAG CTCAAAGACATGTCCGGGTAAACCTGAGAAAGCCCCCACGGGTAAAGAGAGCCACGCAGCAGCGCTTGGCTCCAAAAAGCCACAGCGGAGCGGCAACGCACCGAACACCGGGGCAGCAAAACCTGCGAGTCCTCTGGCGAaacaagagattaaaaataatccCGGAGCCCCAAAGAGAGAGAAAGCGGGTGCAGATGGCACAGCCTCCACTGAGGGCCCCGCAGCGCTGGGGGGAGAGGCGACACAGTCTCGGTCTCAGCAGGTGAGGAGACTCCGCTGTGTCCTCCGCACAGCCCCTCCGCTGGCGGGGTGCTGCAT GGCTCAGTCTTCCGCACGCAGCCtttcagcagaagcagctttCAGAGCGGCACAGCTGACAAAAACCACCACTACAGCGTTTAACCGTAATGCTGGAAATATTTGCAGATGGCAGGTGTGTTTTACTAGGGAAGGCTGTAGAGTGATCAAgatttttaaagtggaaaaagcTGCAGGAATAATTAACACCCACATTCTATACCACATGCAGTTTCTCACTTCTATAAATATTGCATTTTCCAGTTTCACTCCTTATTTTTTGGAGCAGTTTCTTGTAAGGAGAAGGATGCCATCAGTCACACCTTCCACAGTTTAG